A stretch of the Staphylococcus sp. NRL 16/872 genome encodes the following:
- a CDS encoding recombinase family protein: MVQAIGYVRQSTLKQQSLATQTSLIMETAKQYGWHNIEFYDDKKTGRNTKRSGYQKMVEMIISGECKVLCCYRLNRLHRNLKNAIQFFEICKKHHVTIISVNDGYFDLSKEFDRFRLNILMSLAEMESNNISEQTRNGIKEKAKQGKMITTHAPFGYQYHNGTFTIDTVKAPTIKAVFNYYLQGYGYKKIAQYLEADDNFINRKPYQVRNIILNPNYCGRVINQYGQYENMFPAIVSTTIYEEAQVTRTQKQVKRKPSENQLKQKIKCPYCHSTLTNMTVRKPDHSLRYYVCPQNMNNARFVCEFKGINAQELETSVLATCQDFFQNQQLYSKINHTIQQRLKRQRDVETKTTLNHEQLIEKLAQGKIDAETFREQTQSLHQQSKPISSISAYQIRKAFQNIIQQRFTLNMLYPYIDEINISKNKRLAGIYFKNEPLNIVKQTMK, encoded by the coding sequence ATGGTCCAAGCCATTGGTTATGTACGTCAAAGTACACTCAAACAACAAAGCTTAGCTACGCAAACGTCACTTATTATGGAAACTGCAAAGCAATATGGTTGGCACAATATAGAATTTTATGACGATAAGAAAACTGGTCGAAATACAAAACGTTCAGGCTATCAAAAAATGGTAGAAATGATTATATCTGGAGAATGCAAAGTATTGTGTTGCTATCGCTTGAATCGACTACATCGTAATTTGAAAAATGCCATACAATTCTTTGAAATTTGTAAAAAGCATCACGTCACAATCATCAGTGTGAATGATGGTTATTTTGACTTATCTAAAGAATTTGACCGCTTTCGCCTAAACATACTTATGAGTCTAGCTGAAATGGAGTCTAATAATATCAGTGAACAAACACGAAATGGAATCAAAGAAAAAGCGAAACAAGGTAAAATGATTACAACACATGCACCCTTTGGGTATCAATATCATAATGGTACTTTCACGATAGACACAGTAAAAGCACCAACAATAAAAGCTGTATTCAATTATTACCTTCAAGGTTATGGTTATAAAAAAATTGCGCAATACTTAGAAGCTGATGATAACTTCATTAATCGCAAGCCTTATCAAGTGCGTAATATTATCCTCAATCCTAATTACTGTGGCCGTGTTATCAATCAATACGGACAATATGAAAACATGTTCCCAGCTATTGTCAGTACAACGATATACGAAGAAGCTCAAGTTACCCGAACTCAGAAACAAGTAAAACGTAAGCCGTCAGAAAATCAACTCAAACAAAAAATCAAATGTCCTTATTGTCATTCGACACTCACAAACATGACTGTCCGAAAACCAGATCATTCATTGCGTTACTATGTCTGTCCGCAAAATATGAATAACGCTCGCTTTGTTTGTGAATTTAAAGGAATCAACGCACAAGAATTAGAAACAAGTGTTTTAGCGACTTGTCAGGACTTCTTTCAAAATCAACAGCTCTATTCAAAAATAAACCATACTATTCAACAACGACTCAAAAGACAAAGAGATGTAGAAACTAAAACTACACTCAATCACGAGCAGCTGATAGAAAAATTAGCCCAAGGCAAAATTGATGCAGAAACGTTCAGAGAACAAACGCAATCATTACATCAACAATCAAAACCTATATCATCAATCAGTGCGTATCAAATTCGAAAAGCTTTCCAAAACATCATTCAACAACGTTTCACGCTAAACATGTTGTATCCCTATATTGATGAAATTAATATTTCTAAAAATAAAAGACTCGCTGGCATCTATTTCAAAAACGAACCACTGAATATTGTAAAGCAGACTATGAAATGA
- a CDS encoding recombinase family protein: MDKMKKKLVGGYIRVSTERQVEGYSIEGQITQIEQYCQFNGYELVDIYADRGISGKSMNRPELQRMLNDAKNGKLDCVMVYKTNRLARNTSDLLTIVEELHRQNVEFFSLSERMEVKNSTGKLMLQILASFSEFERNTILENIYTGQRQRALEGYYQGNLPLGYNNIPDNKKELMINQHEANIVKYIFESYAKGHGYRKIANALNHKGYVTKKGNPFSISAVTYILSNPFYIGKIQFAKYKDWNDKRRKGLNDNPVIAEGKHTPIISQDLWDKVQARKKQVSEKPQVHGKGTNILTGIISCPQCSAPMAASNTTNTLKDGTKKRIRYYSCSNFRNKGSKVCSANSVRADVIEKYVMDQILEIVKSDKVIKQVVERVNQENQVDVAALNHDITYKQQQFDEISTKLKNLIQTIEDNPDLTSALKPTIHQYETQLNDITNQINQLKHQQNQEKPFYDTKQIAALLQRIFQNIESMDKSQLKALYLTVIDRIDIRKDENHKKQFFVTLKLNNEIIKQLFNNNNLDEVLLSTSSLFLPQTLYLTI, translated from the coding sequence ATGGATAAAATGAAGAAAAAGCTTGTAGGAGGCTACATTCGCGTGTCCACAGAGAGACAAGTAGAGGGTTATAGCATAGAGGGACAAATTACACAAATAGAGCAATATTGCCAATTTAACGGCTATGAACTCGTTGATATATATGCAGATCGGGGTATATCAGGAAAATCTATGAACCGTCCTGAATTACAGCGCATGTTAAATGATGCTAAAAATGGAAAATTAGACTGTGTTATGGTTTATAAAACAAATCGTTTGGCACGTAATACTTCCGATTTACTTACAATCGTCGAAGAACTTCATCGTCAAAATGTTGAATTTTTTAGCTTGTCTGAACGCATGGAAGTCAAAAATTCAACAGGTAAGTTAATGCTCCAGATACTTGCAAGTTTTTCCGAATTTGAAAGAAATACAATTTTAGAGAACATTTACACCGGACAACGTCAAAGAGCTTTAGAGGGCTATTATCAAGGCAATCTTCCATTAGGATATAATAACATACCTGATAATAAAAAAGAATTAATGATTAATCAACATGAAGCTAACATCGTTAAATATATCTTTGAATCTTATGCCAAAGGTCATGGTTATCGTAAAATAGCCAATGCACTCAATCACAAAGGCTATGTGACTAAAAAAGGCAATCCATTTAGTATTTCAGCTGTTACTTATATTCTCTCAAACCCATTCTATATTGGTAAAATTCAATTCGCGAAATACAAAGATTGGAATGATAAACGACGTAAAGGCTTGAATGATAATCCAGTGATCGCTGAAGGCAAACACACACCTATTATTAGTCAAGATTTATGGGATAAAGTGCAAGCACGTAAGAAACAAGTAAGTGAAAAACCACAAGTCCATGGTAAAGGAACCAATATTTTAACTGGAATAATTTCGTGTCCCCAATGTTCTGCACCTATGGCTGCGAGTAACACCACAAACACACTTAAAGATGGCACTAAAAAACGTATTCGTTACTATTCGTGTAGTAATTTTCGAAATAAAGGCTCAAAGGTATGTTCTGCGAATAGTGTTAGAGCCGATGTCATTGAAAAATATGTTATGGACCAAATACTTGAAATTGTCAAAAGTGATAAAGTTATCAAACAAGTTGTCGAACGTGTTAATCAAGAAAATCAAGTCGATGTAGCTGCGCTCAATCATGATATTACTTATAAACAACAACAATTTGATGAAATTAGCACTAAACTTAAAAATCTAATTCAAACCATCGAAGACAATCCAGACTTAACATCTGCACTCAAACCAACCATTCATCAATATGAAACACAACTGAATGATATCACAAACCAAATTAATCAACTCAAGCACCAACAAAATCAAGAGAAACCATTTTATGATACTAAACAAATCGCTGCTTTATTACAACGAATATTTCAAAATATAGAATCCATGGATAAATCACAGCTCAAAGCTTTGTATCTAACGGTTATTGACCGTATTGACATTCGTAAAGATGAGAATCATAAAAAGCAATTCTTTGTTACACTAAAACTTAATAATGAAATTATTAAACAACTTTTCAATAATAATAATCTAGACGAAGTGCTTCTCAGCACTTCGTCTTTATTTTTGCCACAAACCCTATATCTTACTATTTAG